Proteins encoded within one genomic window of Coriobacteriia bacterium:
- a CDS encoding spore gernimation protein has protein sequence MATRTFRLALVLVLIGMLGLLPGCSRKSDQTTPPAVNQNPGSTVPTSSSEPAAPQVSVVVYLIDAAEKVTPVRRTVTGPAVANGAITALLAGPTTAEKAAGLRTLVPEGTTLGSVTIQDGVATVDLSSAYQSGGGSLSMQARVAQIVFTLTQFSTVNSAKFKLDGKPLTVLGGEGIELAKAQTRKDWESFAPAVLIETPLRDDLVTTPLRVQGSANVFEAVFELKVVGSGGQILATKHVMATSGTGTRGTFDATLTWDSAQHGNATVVAWYSSAKDGSPVVVAEIPIRY, from the coding sequence ATGGCAACACGAACATTCCGCTTGGCGCTCGTGCTCGTCCTGATCGGTATGCTGGGCCTGCTTCCCGGCTGCTCCCGGAAATCGGATCAGACGACGCCCCCAGCCGTCAACCAGAACCCCGGCAGCACGGTCCCGACGAGCTCTTCCGAGCCCGCCGCACCGCAGGTATCGGTGGTCGTCTACCTCATTGATGCCGCCGAGAAGGTCACACCCGTGCGCCGCACGGTCACAGGCCCCGCAGTCGCAAACGGCGCGATCACCGCACTTCTCGCCGGGCCGACCACAGCCGAGAAGGCAGCCGGGCTGCGCACTCTCGTGCCCGAAGGCACTACGCTTGGAAGCGTAACGATTCAGGACGGCGTTGCGACTGTCGACCTGAGCAGCGCCTACCAGTCCGGCGGCGGCTCGCTGAGCATGCAGGCACGGGTCGCGCAGATCGTGTTCACCCTCACCCAGTTTTCGACCGTCAACAGCGCGAAGTTCAAACTCGACGGAAAGCCACTCACGGTGCTTGGCGGTGAAGGCATCGAACTGGCAAAGGCGCAGACACGGAAGGACTGGGAGTCCTTCGCTCCGGCGGTTCTGATCGAAACCCCGCTGCGCGACGATCTCGTCACCACCCCACTTCGTGTGCAGGGAAGCGCGAACGTATTCGAGGCCGTATTCGAACTCAAAGTCGTGGGGAGCGGTGGCCAGATACTTGCCACGAAGCACGTGATGGCAACATCGGGCACCGGCACGCGCGGAACATTCGATGCGACGCTCACGTGGGACTCGGCGCAGCACGGCAACGCGACCGTCGTCGCGTGGTACAGCTCAGCGAAGGACGGTTCGCCCGTTGTCGTCGCAGAAATCCCGATTCGGTACTAG
- a CDS encoding PaaI family thioesterase — translation MNHKVLGAQNVSRMCMVCGAENSNSLKARFYELENGELLGIFRPLAEHQSYPGRLHGGVCSAILDETIGRAINIINHDDWGVTVELTVRFRRPVPLDGDVRAVGRITKDSRHLFEGTGEILLSDGSVAVEARGKFMKMPIDRIAEGDFGQEWFEDTRDAPEELEL, via the coding sequence ATGAACCACAAAGTGCTCGGGGCGCAAAACGTCAGCCGGATGTGCATGGTGTGCGGCGCCGAGAACTCAAACAGCCTCAAAGCCCGCTTCTACGAACTCGAAAATGGCGAACTGCTCGGCATCTTTCGGCCGCTTGCGGAACATCAAAGCTATCCGGGGAGGCTTCATGGAGGCGTCTGCTCGGCGATTCTCGACGAGACGATCGGCCGAGCGATCAACATCATCAACCACGACGACTGGGGCGTGACGGTCGAGCTTACCGTACGGTTCCGTCGGCCCGTGCCACTGGACGGCGACGTTCGCGCTGTCGGACGGATCACTAAGGATTCGCGCCACCTGTTTGAGGGGACCGGCGAGATTCTCCTCAGCGACGGTAGCGTCGCCGTCGAGGCCCGAGGCAAGTTCATGAAGATGCCGATCGACAGGATCGCCGAGGGCGACTTCGGCCAAGAGTGGTTCGAAGACACGCGCGATGCGCCCGAGGAACTCGAACTGTAG
- a CDS encoding FtsX-like permease family protein gives MKVKDLMAETFLSLTANKARSFLTILGIVVGITAVIVLVALGQGASASIKSNISSIGANLLTVSPGGSRSSMIGGGGAGSNTKSLTANDVAAIKTQVANIAAVAEASSGNYQVSAGSNNTNVAVTGTTIEYPSIRTITLQSGSWFVESQQTNAARVAVLGSTTAETLFGTGADALGKTIRIQGQPFTVIGVTQTKGTTTSTQSSGDSAVYIPFDAYKRYLSSATGVSTIYIEASSQDAMSQVQADITALLLSRHGITDSTKADFTVANQAELASTLSTVTATLTTLLAAIAGISLLVGGIGIMNMMLTTVTERIREIGLRKAIGATRSDLTSQFLAEAVALTVLGGVIGIILGWGIAAAIKQFANYSTVVSWSSVLLAVGVSTAIGIVFGYYPARRAARLDPIEALRYQ, from the coding sequence ATGAAAGTCAAAGATCTTATGGCCGAAACGTTCCTTTCTCTCACGGCCAACAAGGCGCGCTCGTTCCTCACGATTCTCGGCATTGTGGTGGGTATCACAGCGGTCATTGTTCTGGTCGCCCTCGGCCAAGGGGCCAGCGCGTCCATCAAGTCGAACATTTCGTCGATAGGAGCCAACCTACTCACGGTTTCGCCGGGTGGTTCGCGTTCGTCGATGATCGGCGGCGGCGGCGCCGGGTCGAACACCAAGTCACTCACGGCCAACGACGTCGCCGCGATCAAGACCCAAGTCGCAAACATCGCGGCGGTCGCCGAGGCTTCGTCGGGTAACTACCAGGTCTCGGCGGGTTCGAACAACACGAACGTCGCCGTGACTGGAACCACGATAGAGTACCCCTCGATCCGCACCATCACCCTGCAGTCGGGGAGCTGGTTCGTTGAATCGCAGCAGACGAATGCGGCGCGCGTGGCGGTCCTCGGATCCACAACTGCCGAGACACTGTTCGGGACCGGGGCGGATGCTTTAGGTAAGACCATCAGGATCCAGGGGCAGCCGTTCACCGTCATCGGAGTGACCCAGACGAAGGGCACCACCACGAGCACCCAGAGTAGTGGCGACAGCGCCGTCTACATCCCGTTTGACGCGTACAAACGCTACCTTTCGAGTGCCACCGGTGTCAGCACCATCTACATCGAAGCCTCGTCGCAAGATGCGATGTCGCAGGTCCAGGCAGACATCACGGCCCTCCTGCTCAGCCGCCACGGCATCACGGACTCAACCAAGGCCGACTTCACGGTCGCCAACCAAGCTGAGCTTGCTTCGACGTTGTCGACGGTCACGGCCACTCTCACGACCCTGTTGGCAGCCATCGCGGGCATTTCCCTGTTGGTCGGCGGTATCGGCATCATGAACATGATGCTCACAACGGTCACCGAGCGCATTCGTGAGATCGGCCTGCGCAAGGCGATCGGTGCGACCCGTTCCGATCTCACATCTCAGTTCTTGGCGGAGGCCGTTGCGCTCACCGTGCTTGGCGGCGTCATCGGCATCATCCTAGGTTGGGGGATCGCGGCGGCCATCAAGCAGTTCGCGAACTATAGCACCGTGGTCAGCTGGAGTTCCGTTCTTCTCGCTGTGGGAGTATCTACGGCTATCGGCATCGTCTTCGGGTACTACCCGGCGAGACGCGCCGCGAGGCTCGATCCTATTGAGGCGCTCAGGTACCAGTAG
- a CDS encoding sensor histidine kinase, with amino-acid sequence MEQLLERIRRIGPNTVDWLYAIGLTGAAWIVLALSPLLTGQHMPLPQPAQNLIGSPIQAMPITYLLVALVFLPLAFRRRFPVSTLVTSMFFVVVYELGHFPSSFLVIAPLFAVYSLGTMRSRGVLLIGTVLSAVLIAVVSSPGFADNRFWLTHLSTFAMFGAVAAAGQAVRNQRAYVAEVEARAAEAERTREEETHRRVDEERLRIARELHDVTAHSLSIIAVQSGAASHVLDSNPIEARRSLEAIRQTSKGALDELRAMLRVLRSADEPGAPLAPVPGLGRINELTAPLMEAGFTIHRNFTGDLADVPSVVDFSAYRIIQEALTNVVRHAGICTVWLTLRRDARGLTIEIADDGKTPASDARIEGHGLAGMRERATALGGAFEAGLRAEGGFRVVAYLPLDGEDSRE; translated from the coding sequence ATGGAACAACTTCTTGAACGGATTCGCAGGATCGGACCAAACACAGTCGATTGGCTCTATGCCATTGGACTGACAGGCGCAGCGTGGATCGTCCTTGCCCTCAGTCCGCTGTTGACCGGCCAGCACATGCCACTTCCTCAACCGGCCCAGAACCTCATCGGTTCCCCCATTCAGGCAATGCCGATCACCTACCTTCTCGTGGCGCTGGTGTTTCTTCCGCTTGCTTTCAGACGGCGTTTCCCCGTTTCCACTCTGGTGACGTCAATGTTCTTCGTCGTTGTCTATGAGCTGGGTCATTTCCCTTCTTCATTTCTAGTAATCGCACCTCTGTTCGCGGTCTATTCGCTCGGAACCATGAGGAGCAGAGGAGTTCTGCTGATTGGCACGGTGCTCTCCGCCGTGTTGATAGCGGTGGTCTCCTCTCCCGGCTTTGCCGACAACCGCTTCTGGCTGACCCATCTGAGCACCTTCGCGATGTTTGGTGCTGTTGCGGCGGCCGGGCAGGCGGTGCGAAACCAGCGCGCGTACGTCGCCGAGGTGGAGGCTCGCGCTGCAGAGGCGGAACGCACGCGCGAAGAAGAGACACATCGGCGCGTCGATGAGGAGCGGCTTCGGATCGCACGCGAACTTCATGACGTGACTGCGCATTCACTCTCGATAATCGCAGTCCAGTCCGGCGCCGCTTCGCATGTGCTCGACAGCAATCCTATCGAAGCGCGTCGTTCGCTTGAGGCGATCCGACAGACCAGCAAGGGGGCATTGGACGAGTTGCGCGCCATGCTGCGAGTCTTGCGCTCGGCTGATGAGCCGGGGGCGCCGCTGGCGCCGGTTCCCGGGCTGGGGCGCATCAATGAACTGACGGCGCCGCTCATGGAAGCCGGCTTCACCATCCATCGCAATTTCACCGGGGACTTGGCCGATGTACCGTCAGTCGTCGATTTCTCGGCGTATCGAATCATCCAGGAAGCGCTCACGAACGTCGTTCGCCACGCGGGGATCTGCACTGTATGGCTTACGCTGCGTCGCGATGCCAGAGGGCTGACGATCGAAATCGCCGATGACGGCAAGACACCTGCTTCAGACGCGAGAATCGAGGGCCACGGGCTGGCTGGCATGCGCGAGAGGGCCACCGCTCTCGGCGGCGCTTTCGAAGCGGGATTGCGCGCCGAAGGCGGCTTCCGCGTAGTGGCATACCTGCCGCTCGATGGGGAGGACTCCCGTGAATAA
- a CDS encoding ABC transporter ATP-binding protein — MSVILEVRDVSKTYVTGDTYTRALRNVSLSVEEGEFVALMGPSGSGKSTLMNLLGLLDTPTSGRYFIRGVDVSSLNDNELAEARSREIGFVFQSFNLLPRTSVMRNVMLPLIYSQTPEKVRAEKATAALEAAGLTEELHYKLSNQLSGGQMQRVAIARALINDPTLILADEPTGNLDTATGEHILAAFDKLHREGRTILLITHEHDVAAHADRVLHIRDGRLTEDAGGGAAQ; from the coding sequence ATGAGCGTCATCCTTGAGGTCAGAGACGTGTCCAAGACCTACGTGACGGGTGACACCTACACGCGGGCGCTGCGGAACGTGTCGCTCTCGGTGGAGGAAGGCGAGTTTGTCGCGCTCATGGGCCCGTCGGGGTCCGGTAAGTCGACGCTGATGAACCTGCTCGGCCTGCTGGACACGCCGACGAGTGGCCGCTACTTCATCCGTGGAGTGGACGTCTCGTCGCTTAACGACAACGAGCTCGCGGAGGCGCGCTCGAGAGAGATCGGCTTCGTCTTTCAATCATTCAACCTGCTGCCGAGGACTTCGGTGATGCGAAACGTGATGCTTCCGCTCATCTATTCGCAAACCCCTGAGAAGGTCCGCGCAGAGAAGGCGACGGCAGCGCTTGAGGCTGCGGGGTTGACCGAGGAGTTGCACTACAAGCTGTCAAACCAGCTTTCAGGTGGTCAAATGCAGCGGGTTGCGATAGCACGCGCTCTCATCAATGATCCGACGCTTATCTTGGCCGACGAACCCACCGGCAACCTAGACACGGCCACCGGCGAGCATATTCTTGCGGCGTTCGACAAGCTGCACAGGGAGGGTAGGACCATTCTGCTCATCACTCACGAGCACGACGTGGCCGCTCACGCCGACAGAGTCCTCCACATCAGGGACGGTCGCCTGACCGAGGACGCGGGGGGAGGTGCAGCGCAATGA
- a CDS encoding HlyD family efflux transporter periplasmic adaptor subunit, whose protein sequence is MSAEAAPTTAARKRKSRWAIAGVCTVAVVAAGAIGAYFLLNKGTSATSISTGTATTRTVTSTISGTGSLVVSKSVVVTPVISGKVEELYVSLGDTVAVGQKLYKISDEDAQATLLTANTALLQAKQQLIQAQSSYRQATNSVYSAQTQVIQAQQSLDKLVAGGGSADQITIAQRNVTSAESGVTNAQAQVSSASLQVDTNQAAVSKAQATYDTALANSQNTVVTAPMAGMITSLPFTVGSTVSAGTSSSSSTGASSAGATTGTSSSSSSSSTGLTISDLNSLRVSISVSEVNVTSLVLGQKASISIDALANKTFTGTVVSISPNGTSSSGVVTFAVQLALDPQDSRLRPSMTATADIKIATVENVVAVPSVAIHTSGTTKYVLVYNNGASTETSVTTGLSDDTYTEVKSGLSAGAVVVTGSTSTGTSTTTSNSASSLLGTTGGGPTGARPGGN, encoded by the coding sequence ATGAGCGCCGAGGCTGCGCCGACGACGGCGGCACGCAAGCGGAAGAGCCGCTGGGCGATTGCAGGAGTCTGCACGGTGGCTGTCGTTGCGGCCGGGGCGATCGGCGCGTACTTCCTGCTCAACAAGGGAACCTCGGCCACTAGTATCTCGACGGGAACCGCGACGACCAGAACGGTGACTTCGACGATATCGGGAACGGGAAGCCTCGTTGTCTCGAAGTCGGTCGTTGTGACCCCCGTGATCAGCGGTAAGGTCGAGGAACTCTACGTGAGCCTCGGTGACACGGTGGCGGTCGGCCAGAAGCTCTACAAGATCTCAGATGAAGACGCACAAGCCACGCTGCTCACGGCGAATACTGCACTGTTGCAGGCCAAACAGCAGCTCATTCAGGCGCAGTCCTCATACCGCCAGGCGACCAACAGCGTCTACTCCGCCCAAACCCAAGTCATCCAAGCCCAGCAAAGTCTTGACAAACTCGTGGCTGGCGGCGGTTCTGCCGATCAGATCACGATTGCCCAGCGCAATGTCACAAGTGCCGAGAGTGGCGTGACCAACGCCCAGGCCCAGGTGTCATCGGCCTCCCTGCAGGTTGATACGAATCAAGCTGCCGTCAGCAAGGCGCAGGCCACCTACGACACGGCTCTTGCCAACAGCCAGAACACGGTCGTTACCGCGCCGATGGCCGGTATGATCACTTCGCTGCCGTTCACGGTTGGATCCACAGTCAGCGCCGGCACGAGCAGCTCCTCGAGCACTGGCGCTTCCTCGGCTGGCGCAACTACGGGGACAAGTTCGTCATCGAGCAGCTCCTCCACCGGGCTCACCATCTCTGACCTGAACTCGCTTCGGGTCAGCATTTCGGTCAGCGAAGTCAATGTGACGTCGCTCGTTTTGGGTCAGAAAGCTTCGATCAGCATTGATGCTCTGGCCAATAAGACCTTCACCGGCACGGTGGTTTCGATCTCGCCGAACGGCACTAGCTCCTCGGGCGTAGTTACATTCGCCGTGCAGCTGGCGTTGGACCCGCAGGATTCCAGGCTTCGGCCGAGCATGACGGCAACAGCCGACATCAAGATCGCGACCGTCGAGAACGTCGTTGCGGTGCCGAGCGTTGCGATCCACACCAGCGGCACCACCAAGTACGTGCTTGTCTACAACAATGGGGCTTCCACAGAAACGTCGGTCACAACGGGCTTGAGTGACGACACTTACACCGAGGTGAAGTCCGGCTTGTCGGCAGGCGCCGTTGTAGTGACCGGAAGCACGAGCACCGGCACTTCGACGACGACCAGCAACTCGGCCAGCTCGCTTCTTGGCACGACCGGTGGCGGGCCGACCGGTGCTCGTCCGGGCGGCAACTGA
- a CDS encoding response regulator transcription factor yields the protein MGRTPVNKVDQPIRVLVADDQALVRGGFRVLVDSAPDLIVVGEAADGEQAVRLVRELVPDVVLMDIRMPVKNGIEATRAIVADPATASARILVLTTFDLDEYVYDALRAGASGFLLKDTDPDALLDGIRVIAAGEALLSPSVTRRLIAEFAKRPAHPYARLAELDQLTVREREVLTLVAAGLSNSEIAGRLYISPATAKTHVSRTMVKLGMRDRAQLVALAYESGFVVPGTGA from the coding sequence ATGGGGAGGACTCCCGTGAATAAGGTCGATCAGCCGATTCGAGTCCTTGTCGCCGATGATCAGGCGTTGGTGCGCGGAGGCTTCCGTGTTCTCGTCGATTCGGCTCCGGACCTCATAGTGGTAGGCGAAGCTGCCGATGGCGAGCAGGCGGTTCGGCTCGTTCGCGAGCTTGTGCCTGACGTCGTGCTCATGGACATCAGGATGCCGGTGAAGAATGGCATAGAGGCCACACGTGCGATCGTGGCCGATCCGGCGACGGCTTCTGCGAGGATCTTGGTCCTGACGACGTTTGATCTCGACGAGTACGTCTACGACGCGCTTCGTGCCGGTGCCAGCGGGTTCCTGCTGAAAGATACCGATCCCGACGCCCTGCTCGACGGCATCCGGGTCATAGCTGCCGGGGAAGCGCTTCTGTCACCCTCGGTCACGCGCCGTCTGATCGCCGAGTTCGCAAAGCGCCCCGCGCATCCGTACGCACGCCTTGCCGAACTCGACCAGCTCACCGTTCGCGAACGCGAGGTCTTGACCTTGGTGGCCGCGGGTTTGTCCAATTCCGAGATAGCGGGCAGGCTCTACATCAGCCCCGCAACCGCCAAGACCCACGTGAGCCGCACGATGGTCAAACTCGGTATGCGCGATCGGGCTCAGCTTGTGGCTCTGGCGTACGAAAGCGGCTTCGTCGTTCCGGGAACCGGCGCGTAG